The following proteins are co-located in the Bacteroidota bacterium genome:
- a CDS encoding methylmalonyl-CoA mutase family protein codes for PEYAVIGRVARRLWAKALKHLYGADERAQKLKYHIQTSGRSLHAQEISFNDIRTTLQALTAIYDNANSLHTNAYDEAITTPTEESVRRAMAIQLIINKEWGLAYNENPIQGAFVIEELTDLVEEAVLQEFERLTERGGVLGAMETMYQRSKIQEESLYYETLKHNGDYPIIGVNTFLVYI; via the coding sequence CCAGAGTACGCCGTAATCGGCCGGGTGGCGCGTCGCCTGTGGGCCAAGGCGCTCAAGCACCTGTACGGGGCAGATGAGCGGGCGCAAAAGCTGAAGTATCACATTCAGACCAGCGGCCGGTCGCTCCATGCGCAGGAGATCAGCTTCAACGACATCCGCACGACGTTGCAGGCGCTAACCGCCATCTACGACAACGCCAATTCGCTCCACACCAACGCCTACGACGAGGCGATCACCACCCCGACCGAAGAATCGGTGCGTCGGGCGATGGCGATCCAGCTGATTATCAATAAGGAGTGGGGCTTGGCGTACAACGAAAATCCGATCCAGGGAGCGTTTGTGATCGAGGAGTTGACCGACTTGGTGGAAGAGGCGGTTTTGCAGGAGTTTGAGCGTTTAACCGAACGAGGTGGCGTATTGGGTGCGATGGAAACGATGTACCAGCGGAGCAAGATTCAGGAGGAGTCGCTCTACTACGAGACGTTAAAGCACAATGGGGATTACCCGATTATCGGTGTGAATACGTTCTTGGTCTATATCTAA
- a CDS encoding helix-turn-helix domain-containing protein, translating into MSQFSYGQYCPLAHALDTLGERWTLLIIRELMHGPRTYKLLLQNLPDMGAISLSRRLGKLERSGIVQREMQEPRAADEPYSLTTKGHKLIPLLVDLAAFGLESLDLPAAYEVYSPLWSLLELHARFKPALAKELNMMFELRIDSEAHHVEISQGVVKTHAGPAPSPLFVITTDAASFILILRGILPIREAIQIRRLDIDGSLAAFSRTLDIFGLRAPVLEAPKQPKNGAVDGQANAPKIEMYPAR; encoded by the coding sequence ATGTCACAATTCAGTTATGGCCAGTATTGTCCACTTGCACATGCGCTCGATACACTCGGAGAGCGCTGGACGCTGCTGATCATCCGTGAGCTGATGCACGGCCCTCGCACCTACAAACTGTTGCTACAAAACTTGCCCGATATGGGGGCCATCAGTTTGTCGCGCCGGCTAGGAAAACTGGAACGCAGTGGCATTGTACAGCGAGAGATGCAAGAACCTCGGGCGGCGGATGAGCCGTATTCGCTCACAACAAAAGGCCACAAACTGATCCCGCTATTGGTCGATCTCGCAGCATTTGGACTTGAGTCGCTGGACCTACCCGCTGCCTACGAAGTCTATTCTCCCCTCTGGTCTTTGCTCGAGTTGCATGCCCGGTTTAAGCCTGCCCTTGCAAAAGAGTTGAACATGATGTTCGAACTGCGCATTGACAGTGAAGCACACCATGTGGAAATCAGTCAAGGGGTTGTTAAAACGCATGCAGGTCCTGCCCCTTCCCCGTTGTTTGTAATTACCACAGACGCGGCCAGTTTTATTTTGATACTGCGGGGGATTCTGCCGATACGCGAAGCCATTCAGATTCGCCGGCTTGATATTGATGGCAGCCTGGCAGCGTTCTCGCGGACGCTGGATATCTTTGGGCTGCGCGCGCCTGTCCTTGAAGCCCCCAAACAGCCAAAGAACGGCGCTGTTGATGGACAGGCCAATGCGCCCAAAATTGAGATGTATCCCGCCCGTTAG
- a CDS encoding HipA family kinase, producing the protein MRTVRATRYVTPLREGGSLPAIVEADDDGTYVLKFRGAGQGPRALVAELIAGELARAAGLPVPEIVFIELDIELARTEPDQEIRDLIKASDGLNLALDYLPGSLTFDPVVDQTDAHLASAIVWFDAFVTNIDRTARNTNMLMWHKQLWLIDHGAALYFHHAWDNYQERSKDAFSAIKNHVLLPSANALEDAGRRISAKLTEEVVRDIVALVPAAWLTGDSPFADIAAHREGYVTYLLNRLSPPFNFMEEAARARATSV; encoded by the coding sequence ATGAGAACAGTGCGTGCTACACGGTATGTGACGCCTCTTCGGGAAGGGGGCTCGTTGCCAGCTATTGTGGAGGCTGATGACGACGGCACGTACGTGCTTAAATTCAGGGGCGCCGGCCAGGGGCCGCGTGCGCTTGTCGCGGAACTGATAGCAGGAGAACTGGCCCGAGCAGCCGGCTTGCCAGTCCCCGAAATTGTATTTATCGAACTCGATATTGAGCTGGCCCGCACCGAGCCCGACCAGGAAATCCGAGACCTGATCAAAGCCAGTGATGGGCTAAATCTGGCACTCGATTACCTGCCGGGATCGCTGACCTTTGACCCCGTTGTTGATCAGACTGATGCCCACCTGGCATCTGCCATTGTTTGGTTTGATGCCTTCGTCACGAACATTGACCGCACGGCCCGCAATACCAATATGCTCATGTGGCACAAACAGCTCTGGCTCATTGATCATGGGGCTGCGCTGTATTTTCATCACGCATGGGACAATTATCAGGAACGCAGTAAAGATGCATTTTCTGCTATAAAAAACCACGTTTTGCTGCCGTCTGCCAATGCCCTTGAAGACGCCGGCCGGCGCATTAGTGCCAAGCTTACAGAAGAGGTTGTTCGAGATATTGTGGCGCTTGTGCCGGCAGCCTGGCTCACTGGCGATTCGCCGTTTGCTGACATAGCTGCGCACCGGGAAGGATATGTAACGTATCTGCTAAACCGCCTGTCCCCACCATTTAACTTTATGGAGGAGGCTGCCCGTGCCAGAGCAACGTCTGTATGA
- a CDS encoding DUF3037 domain-containing protein codes for MPVPEQRLYDYAIIRVMPRVEREEFINAGVILSCNAHRFLKATIALDPDRLIALDPNVDLDMVNAHLRAIEKISAGDPDAGPIGQLHRRERFHWLVAPRSTMIQTSPVHTGHCTDPEQALAHLVDKMVR; via the coding sequence CTGCCCGTGCCAGAGCAACGTCTGTATGATTATGCCATTATCCGGGTAATGCCCCGGGTAGAGCGAGAAGAGTTTATAAACGCCGGCGTTATTTTGTCGTGTAATGCGCATCGCTTCCTCAAAGCCACCATTGCCCTCGATCCTGATCGCCTCATCGCGCTGGATCCCAACGTTGATTTGGATATGGTTAACGCGCACTTGCGTGCCATAGAAAAGATCAGTGCCGGTGACCCGGATGCGGGGCCTATTGGGCAATTACATCGCCGCGAGCGCTTTCACTGGCTTGTTGCTCCTCGGAGCACCATGATTCAAACCTCGCCTGTGCATACGGGCCACTGTACAGATCCTGAGCAAGCCCTGGCACACCTCGTAGACAAAATGGTCCGGTAA
- a CDS encoding response regulator transcription factor, which translates to MYTEKAIAPIKVLLADDHPPLRAGMRARLEQEEDITVIGEASDGREALKLAKALQPHLLVLDMEMPEMTGLEVATKLQEDGEAIRVLVLSAYEDPEYITKLLESGAVAGYLTKSESLDTIVAAVRGVSKGEEGWLSREVAAALMKQRRGPSRKVDSSLQQLSRRELEVLQLIAKGFNNMQIGEELFIAESTVKKHVSNIYMKLELNTRAEVTAWAWKNGIVENTDD; encoded by the coding sequence ATGTACACAGAAAAGGCAATTGCACCAATAAAGGTGCTGCTGGCTGACGACCACCCTCCGTTACGCGCCGGCATGCGGGCCCGATTGGAGCAGGAAGAGGATATTACGGTAATTGGAGAAGCCAGTGACGGGAGGGAAGCCCTGAAGTTGGCAAAGGCCTTGCAACCCCATCTGCTTGTCCTGGATATGGAAATGCCCGAGATGACGGGTTTGGAAGTGGCAACAAAACTTCAGGAAGACGGCGAAGCCATTCGCGTGCTCGTGCTCAGCGCGTACGAGGATCCTGAGTATATCACCAAATTGCTCGAAAGCGGCGCTGTGGCCGGCTACCTCACCAAGAGTGAATCGCTGGATACTATCGTTGCCGCAGTGCGTGGGGTTTCTAAAGGTGAAGAGGGCTGGCTTAGCCGGGAAGTGGCTGCAGCGCTCATGAAGCAGCGCCGTGGGCCAAGCCGCAAAGTTGACAGCTCATTGCAGCAACTCAGCCGGCGTGAACTCGAAGTGCTTCAGCTCATCGCCAAAGGATTCAATAACATGCAAATTGGCGAAGAGCTGTTTATCGCCGAGAGTACTGTAAAAAAGCACGTCAGTAACATCTACATGAAGCTGGAGCTCAATACCCGTGCTGAGGTAACAGCCTGGGCGTGGAAAAACGGCATTGTAGAAAACACTGACGACTAG